In Paenibacillus sp. J23TS9, a single genomic region encodes these proteins:
- a CDS encoding HD-GYP domain-containing protein, with translation MKVHVTDLKPGDRLLADTFNELGLHVLQKGTELNEVGIRKLMQHGVDYADIEPAVYQLEITKIHTQQHELLHKTKPFLEQAVDGFESMYLEALATGRFNETVVDDIMEPLVDQLKEHKDIVSLMLCIDQNDDYTYNHSMQVGILSYYIASWLGFSKEEAYEAGRAGYLHDIGKCQIPGSLLNKPGKLTPEEFEEMKRHTIYGHDIIRASTIDSIPALVALQHHERDDGSGYPHAIDKKEIHPFSRITAVADVFSAMSMNRVYQSKQELLTVMRELHSMSFGKLSANATQAFIRHMLPNFIGKHVILSTGETGTIVMTNPADFFRPLVKTEDRFVDLSSEANIGIEQIFL, from the coding sequence TTGAAAGTGCATGTCACAGACTTAAAACCAGGCGACCGACTGCTGGCCGATACTTTTAATGAACTGGGTCTTCACGTTTTGCAAAAAGGAACGGAACTGAATGAAGTAGGGATCAGAAAGCTGATGCAGCACGGTGTGGACTATGCGGACATTGAGCCTGCTGTTTATCAGCTTGAGATCACTAAGATTCACACACAGCAGCATGAGCTTTTACATAAAACCAAACCTTTCCTTGAGCAAGCCGTAGACGGATTTGAGTCCATGTATTTGGAAGCGTTAGCAACCGGCCGCTTTAATGAAACCGTGGTAGACGATATCATGGAGCCCCTGGTCGATCAATTGAAGGAACATAAAGACATTGTGTCTCTCATGCTCTGCATTGATCAGAATGATGATTATACATACAACCACTCGATGCAGGTGGGCATTCTATCCTATTACATTGCATCCTGGCTTGGATTCTCCAAAGAGGAAGCCTACGAAGCAGGCAGAGCTGGCTATCTTCACGACATCGGCAAGTGTCAAATCCCGGGGAGCCTGTTAAACAAACCAGGCAAGCTTACTCCAGAAGAGTTCGAAGAAATGAAACGACATACGATATACGGACATGACATCATCCGAGCCTCCACAATAGATTCCATCCCTGCACTGGTTGCCCTGCAGCATCATGAACGTGATGACGGCAGCGGATATCCCCATGCAATCGACAAAAAGGAAATTCATCCATTCTCACGGATTACCGCCGTGGCTGATGTATTCAGCGCGATGAGCATGAACCGCGTTTATCAGTCCAAACAGGAATTACTCACAGTCATGCGTGAACTGCACAGTATGAGCTTCGGCAAGCTGAGCGCCAATGCAACCCAGGCATTTATTCGCCACATGTTGCCTAACTTCATCGGCAAACATGTAATTCTCTCAACTGGAGAAACAGGCACCATTGTTATGACCAACCCGGCCGACTTCTTTCGTCCATTAGTCAAAACGGAAGACCGCTTTGTCGACCTGTCTTCCGAAGCAAACATTGGTATTGAGCAGATCTTTTTATAA
- a CDS encoding bifunctional UDP-sugar hydrolase/5'-nucleotidase gives MQRNQPKSKSITILHTNDIHSHFEKVSSIAALIASERDAEGECPLLLVDIGDHMDRTAMETEGTMGGANVDILNLTGYDVITIGNNEGLTLTPEDLSNAYAGLLAQVVCCNIIEEATDTPPHWMKKHTIIEKGKIKIGITGATAPFAAFYELLGLMALEPEAAIKREVEELRPHVDIVIVLSHLGLATDQRLAEHLQGIDVILGGHTHHLLEEPLLIGNTAVCAAGKFGSYVGKIRMEQQSDGSFRVTEGNCMPVDTSILDEIVSGALEGHRMHAAEALSETVAVTDRTLPLSYTEESPFGNLLAQAVRRYTKTDISIVNTGQLLGELPQGGISAGMLHMLCPSPINACVVKLKGQDIRHSLEQSLLSEYWSREIRGFGFRGEILGNLAVDGLQVLYDVGRIPYDRIVQISFMGEPLEDEQEYEVGTLDMFTFGIGYERIALGQSPKFMLPDFLRDLLRLELQHPGSLDQSEQCRWEISH, from the coding sequence ATGCAGAGGAACCAGCCTAAATCTAAATCCATTACCATATTGCATACAAATGACATCCACAGCCATTTTGAAAAGGTGAGTTCCATTGCAGCACTGATTGCCAGCGAGCGAGATGCGGAAGGTGAATGTCCTCTGCTGCTGGTGGATATCGGAGATCACATGGATCGGACGGCTATGGAAACAGAAGGTACGATGGGCGGGGCTAACGTCGATATTTTGAATTTAACCGGCTATGACGTGATTACAATAGGCAACAATGAAGGACTAACGCTGACGCCTGAAGATCTGAGCAATGCTTATGCAGGGCTTCTGGCGCAGGTGGTATGCTGCAATATTATAGAGGAAGCTACTGATACTCCCCCGCATTGGATGAAGAAACATACGATCATCGAAAAAGGAAAGATCAAAATTGGTATCACGGGGGCTACAGCTCCGTTTGCTGCATTCTATGAGCTGCTGGGCCTTATGGCATTAGAGCCGGAAGCTGCAATCAAACGGGAAGTTGAAGAGCTTCGTCCCCATGTGGATATTGTGATCGTATTGTCTCATCTCGGGCTTGCGACCGATCAACGGCTTGCAGAGCATCTTCAGGGCATTGATGTAATCCTGGGCGGCCATACCCATCATCTGCTTGAAGAGCCGCTTCTGATTGGCAATACGGCGGTTTGCGCAGCAGGCAAGTTTGGCAGCTATGTCGGTAAAATACGGATGGAGCAGCAATCTGACGGGAGCTTCCGTGTCACGGAGGGGAACTGCATGCCCGTAGATACAAGTATTCTGGATGAAATAGTCAGCGGCGCACTGGAAGGACATCGTATGCATGCCGCCGAGGCGTTGAGCGAGACCGTAGCGGTTACGGACCGAACGCTACCTCTGAGTTATACGGAGGAATCCCCGTTTGGGAACTTGTTGGCGCAGGCCGTAAGGAGATATACGAAGACCGATATCTCGATTGTGAACACGGGACAACTTCTAGGTGAGCTGCCGCAGGGAGGCATTTCAGCTGGAATGCTGCACATGTTGTGTCCGTCACCGATTAATGCCTGTGTCGTCAAGCTAAAAGGGCAGGATATTCGTCATTCCCTTGAGCAAAGCCTGCTCTCCGAATACTGGAGCCGTGAGATCAGGGGCTTTGGCTTCCGCGGTGAAATCCTGGGAAATCTAGCGGTTGATGGCTTGCAAGTCTTGTATGATGTAGGCCGTATCCCTTATGATAGGATTGTCCAAATTTCATTCATGGGAGAGCCGCTGGAGGACGAACAAGAATACGAGGTTGGAACGCTTGACATGTTCACTTTTGGCATTGGCTATGAGCGTATTGCTTTGGGACAAAGTCCCAAGTTTATGCTGCCTGACTTTCTGCGTGATCTGCTGCGCCTGGAGCTTCAGCATCCGGGAAGTCTTGACCAAAGTGAGCAGTGCAGATGGGAGATATCCCATTAA
- a CDS encoding molybdenum cofactor biosynthesis protein MoaE, translated as MLLRIQLFAGLAERLQTSVLSYSVPKSEITADELKIALSISYPEAASQISVSFVAVNQEYAPGDYLITENAEIALIPPVSGGDGQASVHVLSADGRYCITDQPLSIDDVTSKVLDPNHGATLSFVGTTREMTGEQRTVHLEYEAYIPMALSQLEAIGKDIDTRWPGTLCAISHRIGKVDIMETSVIIAISTGHRDDCYEASRYAIEKLKQSVPIWKKEIWDDGSEWKGHQKGPWDPTVRL; from the coding sequence ATGCTTCTTCGCATTCAATTATTCGCGGGTCTTGCAGAACGTTTGCAGACATCCGTTCTTTCCTATTCGGTTCCAAAGTCTGAAATTACTGCTGATGAACTGAAAATAGCGCTGTCCATATCCTATCCGGAGGCTGCCTCGCAGATCTCCGTTTCTTTTGTAGCCGTAAATCAGGAGTATGCTCCAGGGGACTACCTTATTACGGAAAATGCAGAAATCGCCCTTATTCCTCCTGTTTCCGGAGGCGACGGACAAGCATCCGTCCATGTCCTGTCTGCGGACGGCCGCTACTGTATTACTGACCAGCCATTATCTATTGATGATGTGACGTCCAAAGTGCTGGATCCCAATCACGGAGCCACCCTCTCTTTCGTTGGTACCACTCGAGAAATGACAGGTGAACAGCGCACAGTGCATCTTGAATATGAAGCCTACATCCCCATGGCGCTTTCCCAATTAGAAGCTATCGGTAAAGATATTGATACCCGCTGGCCTGGCACCTTATGCGCGATTTCACACCGGATCGGTAAGGTGGACATTATGGAGACCAGCGTGATCATTGCGATCTCTACAGGGCACCGTGATGATTGTTATGAAGCCAGCCGGTATGCCATTGAAAAGCTGAAACAATCCGTCCCGATTTGGAAAAAGGAGATTTGGGACGATGGTTCGGAATGGAAGGGCCATCAAAAGGGGCCATGGGACCCAACTGTAAGGCTGTAG
- a CDS encoding undecaprenyl-diphosphate phosphatase, translated as MDTITAVILGIVEGITEFIPVSSTGHMILTSKLLGYNDQDPTMKTFEVVIQLGAILAIALVYWRRILDLLGIKRINSAPNSIIPTKRLNLLHVIIGIAPALIVAFFARDFIKSLFSASTVIWALIAGGVFMIFAEWFNKSKARITAETMDDLSYKQVFLIGIYQILSVLWPGFSRSGSTISGGMLSGASYKASADFSFLIAIPIMVAASGYEMLDSYKNLTSDTLGLFAIGFILAFVVAYIVVIIFMKLIQRIRLTHFAVYRFILAIVFWLFIMR; from the coding sequence ATGGATACAATTACGGCGGTCATATTAGGGATAGTGGAGGGAATTACGGAATTTATTCCGGTTTCTTCAACCGGTCATATGATTCTGACATCAAAGCTGCTTGGCTACAATGACCAGGATCCGACCATGAAAACCTTCGAGGTGGTCATTCAGCTAGGCGCGATTCTTGCAATCGCATTGGTATACTGGCGGCGCATACTCGATTTATTGGGTATCAAAAGGATCAATTCAGCACCAAACAGTATCATTCCGACCAAGCGTCTGAATCTGCTGCATGTCATCATTGGTATCGCACCTGCACTCATTGTTGCGTTTTTCGCCAGGGACTTTATCAAAAGCCTATTCAGTGCAAGCACTGTTATTTGGGCATTGATAGCCGGTGGTGTGTTTATGATCTTTGCGGAATGGTTTAATAAATCTAAAGCTAGAATTACAGCCGAAACCATGGATGATCTGAGCTACAAGCAGGTTTTTCTCATCGGTATATACCAAATTCTTTCCGTACTGTGGCCAGGATTTTCACGCTCAGGATCAACCATTTCCGGCGGAATGCTGTCTGGAGCAAGCTACAAGGCATCGGCGGATTTTTCATTTTTGATTGCCATTCCAATTATGGTTGCAGCTTCAGGATATGAGATGCTGGATTCTTATAAAAACTTGACTAGTGATACGCTGGGATTGTTTGCCATTGGATTCATTTTGGCTTTCGTCGTTGCTTATATTGTCGTGATTATATTTATGAAATTGATCCAAAGAATAAGACTTACCCATTTTGCAGTATACCGGTTCATTTTGGCCATCGTTTTTTGGCTCTTCATTATGCGGTAA
- the sufB gene encoding Fe-S cluster assembly protein SufB: MAKKAPDIEEYKYGFRDEHKAVFQTGKGLTREIVTEISKIKNEPEWMLEFRLKSLEQFEKMPMPKWGGDLDELDFNDIQYYVRPSEKQGKTWEEVPSEIKETFDKLGIPEAEQKFLAGVSAQYESEVVYHNMQKDLEDQGVIFTDTDTALREHPEILREYFATVVPPSDNKFAALNSAVWSGGSFIYVPKGVKCEIPLQAYFRINSENMGQFERTLIIADEGSFVHYVEGCTAPIYSTNSLHSAVVEIICKKDARVRYTTIQNWAPNIYNLVTKRAVAEENATMEWVDGNIGSKLTMKYPAVLLKGRGAKGMVLSIAVAGKGQHQDAGAKMIHLAPDTTSTIVSKSISKHGGKVTYRGLASFGRNAEGAKANIKCDTLILDNESTSDTIPYNEIKNDNIVLEHEATVSKVSEDQLFYLMSRGLSEAEATQMIVMGFIEPFTKELPMEYAVEMNRLIKFEMEGSIG, encoded by the coding sequence ATGGCTAAAAAGGCTCCTGATATTGAAGAATACAAATACGGGTTCCGCGACGAACACAAAGCGGTTTTCCAAACGGGCAAAGGTTTGACCCGTGAAATTGTCACCGAAATTTCCAAAATCAAAAACGAACCGGAATGGATGTTGGAATTCCGGTTGAAGTCTCTGGAGCAATTCGAGAAAATGCCAATGCCTAAATGGGGCGGCGATCTCGACGAGCTGGACTTTAACGATATCCAGTACTACGTAAGACCTTCTGAGAAGCAAGGTAAGACTTGGGAAGAGGTTCCTTCCGAAATCAAAGAAACCTTTGATAAGCTTGGTATTCCGGAAGCGGAGCAAAAGTTCCTCGCTGGTGTATCTGCTCAGTACGAGTCCGAAGTTGTATATCATAATATGCAAAAGGATCTTGAGGACCAAGGCGTTATCTTTACGGATACCGACACGGCGCTCAGAGAGCATCCTGAAATTTTGAGAGAGTATTTTGCGACGGTGGTTCCGCCATCCGATAACAAATTCGCAGCTCTGAACAGTGCAGTTTGGTCCGGAGGAAGCTTTATCTATGTTCCTAAAGGCGTGAAATGCGAAATTCCGCTGCAAGCCTATTTCCGGATTAACTCCGAGAACATGGGACAATTCGAACGTACACTCATCATTGCAGACGAAGGCAGCTTCGTTCACTATGTTGAGGGCTGTACCGCTCCGATTTACAGCACGAACTCGCTGCACAGCGCGGTTGTTGAGATCATTTGTAAAAAGGATGCACGCGTTCGTTATACAACGATCCAAAACTGGGCACCTAACATTTACAATCTCGTGACCAAACGTGCCGTTGCCGAAGAAAATGCAACCATGGAGTGGGTTGACGGTAACATCGGCTCCAAGCTGACCATGAAATATCCTGCGGTCCTGCTCAAAGGACGCGGCGCGAAAGGCATGGTATTGTCGATCGCAGTTGCAGGTAAAGGCCAGCATCAGGATGCCGGTGCGAAAATGATCCACCTGGCACCAGATACAACTTCAACGATCGTTTCGAAATCTATCAGTAAGCATGGCGGTAAAGTAACATACCGCGGTCTGGCTTCCTTCGGACGCAATGCGGAAGGCGCGAAAGCCAACATTAAATGCGATACGCTGATTCTTGATAATGAATCCACTTCGGATACCATTCCTTACAACGAGATCAAGAATGACAACATCGTTCTTGAACACGAAGCAACGGTTTCGAAAGTATCCGAGGATCAACTGTTCTACCTCATGAGCCGTGGTTTGAGCGAAGCGGAAGCAACGCAAATGATCGTTATGGGCTTCATCGAGCCGTTCACGAAAGAACTGCCGATGGAATATGCGGTAGAAATGAACCGCTTGATCAAATTCGAAATGGAAGGAAGTATCGGTTAA
- a CDS encoding cysteine desulfurase gives MNNAIREQFPILKQEINGHPLVYLDSAATSQKPLAVIEALRHYYEYDNANVHRGVHTLGSRATDAYEGAREKVAKFIHAKSTKEIIFTRGTTTALNMVASSYARSVLAEGDEIILTPMEHHSNLIPWQQVAKVTGAVLKYVKLQEDGSVTLSEVEKVISDKTKIVSMAYVSNVMGVINPVKEVAALAHRHGAVMVVDGAQSTPHMKVDMQDLDCDFYALSGHKMCGPTGIGVLYGKKELLESMEPVEFGGEMIDDVGLYDSTWKELPWKFEGGTPIIAGAVGLGAAIDFLESIGMDAIEAHEHELASYAVSRLSEIEGLKLYGPRERKVGLVTFNLGDVHPHDVATVLDASGIAIRAGHHCCQPLMRWLEASSTARASFYLYNTKEDVDRLISALIQTKEYFG, from the coding sequence ATGAATAACGCCATTCGCGAGCAGTTTCCGATTCTGAAGCAGGAAATCAACGGTCATCCTCTGGTATATCTGGACAGCGCTGCGACTTCGCAGAAGCCGCTGGCCGTGATTGAAGCGCTGCGCCATTATTATGAATATGATAATGCGAACGTGCACCGTGGTGTGCATACGCTCGGCAGCCGTGCTACCGATGCTTATGAGGGCGCACGCGAAAAAGTGGCGAAGTTCATTCATGCAAAGAGTACCAAGGAAATTATTTTTACACGCGGAACGACGACAGCGCTGAATATGGTTGCTTCGTCATACGCACGCTCCGTACTGGCAGAAGGTGATGAAATTATCCTGACACCAATGGAGCATCATAGTAATCTCATTCCATGGCAACAGGTGGCAAAAGTCACCGGTGCCGTGCTCAAATATGTTAAACTACAAGAAGACGGTTCGGTTACCTTATCTGAAGTTGAGAAAGTGATATCGGACAAAACGAAGATTGTATCCATGGCTTACGTTTCCAATGTTATGGGTGTCATCAATCCGGTGAAGGAAGTTGCGGCTCTCGCACACCGGCATGGTGCCGTAATGGTGGTTGACGGAGCTCAAAGCACCCCGCACATGAAGGTGGATATGCAGGATCTGGATTGCGATTTCTATGCTCTTTCAGGTCATAAAATGTGCGGACCTACCGGCATTGGTGTGCTGTACGGCAAAAAAGAGCTGCTTGAATCCATGGAACCCGTGGAATTTGGCGGCGAAATGATTGACGATGTAGGTCTTTACGACTCCACCTGGAAGGAACTTCCATGGAAGTTTGAGGGCGGTACCCCTATTATTGCGGGGGCCGTCGGGCTGGGAGCTGCGATTGATTTTCTCGAAAGCATCGGAATGGATGCCATTGAAGCGCATGAGCATGAACTGGCTTCCTATGCAGTAAGCCGTTTGTCCGAGATTGAGGGACTCAAGCTTTATGGACCGCGTGAGCGTAAAGTGGGCTTGGTGACATTTAATCTGGGTGATGTTCATCCGCATGATGTGGCAACCGTCCTGGATGCCAGCGGCATCGCCATCCGTGCGGGACATCACTGCTGCCAGCCGCTGATGCGCTGGCTGGAGGCAAGTTCAACGGCCCGTGCAAGCTTTTATCTGTATAATACCAAAGAAGATGTGGACCGTCTGATCAGCGCATTAATCCAGACAAAGGAGTATTTTGGCTAA
- a CDS encoding MMPL family transporter, translating to MKERQIKAPIRQWGSIIFRYRWAVVFAWVFLICFLGFFAVRTPSLLQDSGFTPTGSSSERGIVFLEEKLGMSAASLDIVMESTSGENLTTSEAQAKIWEELAPLRGQPFVQDMYGSIVSRRTGEDAVTAFTVLLNETSNEALGHFEEIKAAVPRISGTHTYITGNLAVYHDMSSAVRHDIVRAESFGIPAALLILLLLFGTLPAALLPIAVGLGSVAVTMGSLYFVAVQDVPLSNFLPNMVTMLGLAVGIDYALFMVSRFREELKNRTVEEALNTSCKTAGRSLMYSGGAVMAGLLALNFIQLPVFRSLALGGMLVVLTSVLAASTLLPALLGILGYRIFAWPVRFRKKKEHNRVSSQAWIRISEVIMARPAVVAAVVTAALLAAIFPALHMKLGIPSAEVLPPSYESRYGVELMKKAYDMKEANAITVAVELNQDYKEPESIRQMKLYMSKLRELSGVHRVESYASFLKEDSDVMSTQLQNEIEKRHAARGHAAVIAVVPEGGETDPATVKLVQELRQHPPREMSIYVTGPPAYKLDIMVRIQSGIPYVLITVLLLTYIILFAAFRSVLLPLKAVVMNLLSLGASFGLVTLVFQRGYGADWLQVSYTGSVFAVLPVLIFCVVFGISMDYEVMMLSRIAEAYSKERNNERSTAIGLQRTGGMITGAALILAVVAGAFMFTDNELMKALGLGLTASVLIDVSIVRILLVPALMKLLGKANWWLPGWLSFFARSEHEAVQGEPDR from the coding sequence ATGAAGGAGCGACAGATCAAAGCACCGATTCGGCAGTGGGGCAGCATTATTTTCCGCTACCGCTGGGCTGTCGTTTTTGCATGGGTCTTTTTGATTTGCTTTCTCGGATTTTTTGCTGTTCGTACGCCTTCCTTGCTTCAAGACAGCGGCTTTACACCCACCGGAAGTTCTTCTGAACGCGGTATTGTTTTTCTGGAGGAAAAACTGGGGATGTCGGCTGCTTCATTGGATATCGTGATGGAAAGCACATCCGGTGAAAATCTGACCACTTCCGAAGCACAGGCAAAAATATGGGAAGAGCTTGCTCCATTACGCGGTCAGCCGTTCGTTCAGGATATGTATGGTAGCATCGTCTCCCGGCGTACGGGTGAAGACGCTGTTACAGCTTTTACCGTACTGCTCAATGAGACATCGAATGAAGCTTTAGGTCATTTTGAAGAGATTAAAGCAGCTGTACCGCGGATAAGCGGAACCCATACATATATTACCGGCAATCTTGCCGTCTATCACGATATGAGCAGCGCAGTCAGGCATGATATTGTCCGGGCCGAGTCCTTCGGGATTCCGGCAGCTCTTCTGATTCTGCTGCTCTTGTTCGGCACGCTTCCCGCTGCGCTCCTGCCCATCGCGGTTGGACTTGGAAGTGTTGCCGTGACGATGGGCAGCCTTTATTTTGTGGCGGTCCAAGACGTACCGCTGAGCAACTTCCTGCCGAACATGGTGACTATGCTTGGACTTGCTGTAGGTATTGACTATGCGTTGTTCATGGTAAGCCGTTTCCGGGAGGAACTGAAAAACAGGACGGTAGAAGAAGCGCTGAATACGTCATGCAAGACTGCTGGCAGATCCTTGATGTATTCCGGTGGGGCTGTTATGGCCGGCTTGCTCGCACTGAATTTCATCCAGCTCCCTGTCTTCCGTTCCCTTGCCTTGGGAGGAATGCTCGTTGTGCTTACATCAGTACTGGCTGCAAGTACGCTTCTTCCTGCACTGCTTGGCATCTTAGGATACAGGATATTTGCCTGGCCGGTCAGATTTCGGAAAAAGAAGGAACATAATCGCGTCAGCAGTCAGGCCTGGATCCGGATTTCAGAGGTTATTATGGCACGCCCTGCCGTGGTCGCCGCCGTGGTTACGGCTGCCCTATTGGCAGCTATATTTCCAGCTCTGCATATGAAACTGGGGATTCCTTCAGCAGAGGTGCTTCCGCCGTCGTATGAATCCCGGTATGGTGTAGAGCTGATGAAAAAGGCCTACGATATGAAAGAAGCTAATGCGATCACGGTTGCTGTCGAATTGAATCAGGATTATAAGGAGCCGGAGTCGATCCGGCAGATGAAATTATATATGTCCAAGCTCAGAGAACTCTCCGGGGTCCACCGAGTTGAAAGTTACGCCAGCTTCCTAAAGGAAGATTCCGATGTCATGAGCACGCAGCTGCAGAACGAGATAGAGAAGCGTCATGCTGCCAGGGGTCATGCTGCGGTTATTGCCGTTGTGCCGGAAGGCGGCGAAACGGATCCGGCTACGGTGAAGCTGGTGCAAGAGCTCCGGCAGCATCCACCAAGAGAAATGAGTATCTATGTAACCGGTCCCCCGGCTTATAAGCTGGATATCATGGTTAGAATTCAAAGCGGAATTCCTTATGTACTTATCACTGTGCTGCTGCTGACCTATATCATTCTTTTTGCTGCTTTCCGGTCGGTTCTGCTGCCGCTGAAGGCGGTTGTGATGAACTTGTTGAGCCTTGGAGCCAGCTTCGGTCTGGTTACACTTGTTTTTCAGCGAGGGTATGGGGCTGACTGGCTTCAAGTCAGTTACACCGGCAGCGTGTTTGCCGTATTACCCGTTCTCATTTTCTGTGTGGTATTTGGAATCTCGATGGATTACGAAGTGATGATGCTGTCACGGATTGCGGAGGCATACAGTAAGGAAAGGAATAATGAACGGAGCACAGCCATAGGATTGCAGAGAACCGGAGGGATGATCACCGGGGCGGCCCTTATACTCGCTGTTGTAGCAGGTGCGTTCATGTTTACTGACAATGAATTAATGAAAGCATTGGGGCTTGGTCTAACCGCCTCTGTTCTGATTGATGTGTCGATCGTCCGGATTCTGCTGGTGCCTGCTTTGATGAAGCTTTTGGGCAAAGCCAACTGGTGGCTTCCTGGCTGGCTGTCCTTTTTTGCGAGGTCCGAGCACGAAGCTGTGCAGGGAGAGCCTGATCGCTAA
- a CDS encoding HD-GYP domain-containing protein, producing MRLVPVRKLQEGMRIGKKIYSDEGVILLADGVELTATLIRRLIELDIGYIYIEDGLTEGIHIPEMLQEETRRNALQNIRKNFQRLSETSKMTKGYFHLGKDFSKVMESILSDVSSQEESMILLMDMNTADQYLYKHSLNVCVYTLVLGIANGYTEEQLMVLGLGALLHDIGKTQIPQRVLVKPQKLTDEEFRMIQAHTDIGYKILKDEPNIPLLAAHCAFQHHERLNGSGYPRGIQGNDIHEYAQWVALADSYDAMTSHRVYRPAMLPHQAVEVLYAGSGTLYEQTKLELFRDRVVIYPPGLTVKLSTGETGVVSRIHRSTPHRPVIRIFGDAEGQTLHTPYEMDLARSLSVIITEVDAADAQPISLEH from the coding sequence TTGCGTTTGGTACCCGTTCGTAAGCTTCAGGAAGGAATGAGGATCGGCAAAAAGATATACAGTGACGAGGGAGTCATTCTTTTGGCCGATGGTGTTGAGTTGACAGCCACGCTGATCCGGCGGCTCATTGAGCTGGATATCGGCTATATTTATATAGAAGACGGGTTGACAGAAGGTATACATATTCCGGAAATGCTTCAAGAAGAAACACGCCGCAATGCCCTGCAGAATATTCGCAAGAATTTTCAGCGCCTGTCTGAAACTTCAAAGATGACAAAGGGGTATTTTCATCTGGGAAAAGATTTTAGCAAAGTGATGGAATCCATCCTGAGTGATGTCAGCTCCCAGGAGGAATCCATGATTTTGCTAATGGATATGAATACAGCGGACCAATATTTGTATAAGCATTCCCTGAATGTATGCGTGTATACACTCGTTCTCGGCATAGCCAACGGATATACGGAGGAGCAGCTGATGGTGCTTGGACTCGGGGCTCTGCTGCATGATATTGGAAAAACACAAATCCCGCAGCGTGTACTGGTCAAGCCGCAAAAGCTGACGGATGAAGAGTTTCGGATGATACAGGCCCATACGGATATCGGCTATAAGATATTAAAGGATGAGCCGAACATCCCTCTTCTTGCCGCGCACTGTGCATTTCAGCATCATGAACGTCTGAACGGGAGCGGATATCCGCGTGGAATTCAAGGGAACGACATCCATGAGTACGCGCAGTGGGTAGCGCTCGCGGATTCCTATGATGCGATGACCTCACATCGTGTATACAGACCCGCCATGCTGCCGCATCAGGCCGTTGAGGTTCTGTATGCGGGTTCAGGTACTTTGTATGAACAAACAAAGCTGGAGTTGTTCCGGGACAGGGTAGTTATTTATCCGCCGGGACTGACCGTAAAATTAAGCACAGGCGAAACAGGCGTTGTATCCAGAATCCATCGGAGTACGCCGCATCGTCCTGTCATTCGAATCTTCGGCGATGCGGAAGGTCAAACTTTGCATACGCCTTATGAAATGGACCTTGCTCGCTCGCTGTCTGTAATTATTACAGAAGTGGATGCAGCGGATGCACAGCCCATTTCCTTGGAGCACTAA
- the sufU gene encoding Fe-S cluster assembly sulfur transfer protein SufU — MQLDDLYRRVIMDHYKNPRNRGKFEDGTVTVDLNNPTCGDKISLQLKVDNGIVQDAKYTGEGCSISMSSASMMTEAIKGKTVEEAQDMATRFSSLMQGEDVQFDDYEDIEALSGVNKFPARIKCATLAWNALRKGIDEDQHNHK, encoded by the coding sequence ATGCAACTTGATGACTTGTACCGGCGCGTGATTATGGATCATTACAAAAATCCGCGCAACCGGGGTAAATTCGAAGACGGAACCGTTACGGTGGATCTGAACAATCCGACCTGCGGCGACAAGATATCGCTGCAGCTCAAGGTGGATAATGGAATCGTACAGGATGCCAAATATACTGGTGAGGGCTGCTCCATCAGCATGTCTTCCGCTTCAATGATGACCGAAGCCATTAAAGGCAAGACGGTTGAGGAAGCACAGGATATGGCAACCCGTTTCTCCTCGCTGATGCAAGGTGAAGACGTCCAATTTGACGATTACGAGGATATTGAAGCTCTGTCCGGAGTTAACAAGTTCCCTGCCCGCATCAAATGCGCCACCTTGGCGTGGAATGCACTGCGGAAAGGAATTGACGAGGATCAGCATAATCATAAATGA